The region GCAGCGGCGGGCTTTTAAAGAGATAAAAGCCGCAATCTGGAACATTACGCTAGGTTTTTTGACAGTTGGGGTCAAAAGATGTCCGTGGCCCGGTGTCACATCGCTCACACGGCTACGCTACGCTCACATTTATCATCATTTTCAGTCTTTTTCCTTCCAAGATGGGTGTCTTAATGGAatcaaatttgagtaaatggtgatttgtaTCACCTATTGCTTCGTAATTTAGAATGATCTTTTCTTTATACAACAATTCCTCTGAGGtattatttggttttttttaattgcatgttGGAACGTAAATGTTGGTTGCGCACCCATGCTTTCCAACTAtggacaataacaaaaacaaaaacaaaaattcaaatggcttaaaaaatgtatatagtaCAACATACTCAGGTAATGTACTCCATTgctgttgtttgttagcatgtctTGTTCTTCATTTGGCTGGAGTGCTGTTTTTTGGTTGCCCACGGTCCTATCAGATAACATTTGTCTCCTTAGCGAGaagtaaatacaaaagaccCTTTTTCATCGTTTGTTAGCGTGCCAAATTTAGTCAAATTCTAAAGTGTAACTTGTAACTGCCGTAGCGTCATTTCAGTTTGTGACTCAGTAGtgcgttattattattgttattttttatttttttttaaacacgataTCAATAAAAGCACAGCATGCCCTCCTTTTGTCAACCTAATGCCGCTTGCTACGACGGCGTTAATTTGTTGCCAGATTACGCGTAATTAGCGCAACTCAGCGGACGACGACTCAAGACGATCCCGTGAAGTTTGGCCAAAGCTTCACTTTAACTCTTCTTTGTTTCTCaacaacagagagagagagagagagagagagagagagacagagaaagaaagagggaGAGATTCATACAGAGTACTTTCGAGGGAAAAAAGCCCTAATGTTGTGAAAGTaaagaaatattttgtcaaGATCAAAAGTCATAATCTTATAAGGAATTTGTAAAATTATGCAGTTAACGTTTAACGAGGGAAGAAAATCGCACTTTGTGCAttcaagtgaatttaaaaattgaACTTTATTCGcaccttttattctggaaaagatgcaatacaaaatatacattttgtaaaaaaaatacgcattttgtttaaaaaaactaaaataggaCTTTGTTCCTGTAgtaatacaaacacattttgtaatgttatgcaaataaagaaagaaaaatagaaatgtgGTCAGTCATATTCttgtaaagttgtaatttttttaacgataaagttgtaatttgatATTTAAGtgaaagttgtatattttaattttattctcatttttattacggcgttttttttttttaatacgccaattccccccccctccccccaaataAAAACTATTCATGGCGGGATGTATATGTATTCTTTATAATGTATGCACCATttattgcaaatcattggatcCCCAAACTTGGACTCGCGgagcccagtttgagaaccagtgCCCTAAAGAATCCAGACAGGATAAAAACACAGCAATCTAAACTTCCAGAGGCTTAAGTCTCATTTATTCCTCCCGCTTGTCCCCCTGTAGTCTAAGGATAGCGGGGTGgagtagggggtggggggggggcatcccATCCCCGGGGCCTATTCTTTTCTCAATGGACGCCCTGTGTGTTAAACAAATGGATCGTCTTAACTTTTTGATTGAGTGAGCACAGACTAAAGGCAAACTTGAAACCTAATCCGGCagaggggggtgggtggggcaCATAACCACTGCGCAAATGTTTGGCGGGCCTGCTTGGAGGGCCCCCGCGGCAGACAAAGGGCCACATCGCGGGGGTTAACGTCGGGGATACAAGGAGAGGGGGAACGGGTGGGTTGGGGTAATTTGAGggtccgggggggggggggggggttcccaaaaaataaaacctccACCGACCGACCCTGATGCGTCCTGGGAGTGCATTTCTGCTGTGTCAGCTTAAAGCCAATGTTGGTTTTGAGCGTGCGTCCTTACTTTAAGCGTTGAGTTACTGCAAAACACACTATTGTCCTACCATCCTACAATCCTCCCAATACGTCTTCGAATTTGACTTATCATGTtaaagttatgaaaaaaaaataattatatatatatatatatatatatatatatatatatatatatatatatatatatagttgatTTGTGGgttaatttttttaagtatggacagtaaaaaaaaaaaaattctttataAACAAACGTGTACATTATACCGAGATATTATGCTCTGCAGTCTCCACTTTTCTGCAGCCTTTTTTATTGCTGCCCTTAGTCTCCTTCTGGATAAAATCTGTCCCCTTGCCAAAAAGTAAATGGAGCAGACTTTCGTTTTCCTACTTTGTTGATGTTTGTTAAGCATGACTTGTTCTCCACTTAACTGCAGCAGCCTGTTTTCCCGCTGCCCTTCGTCTCCTTCCGGATAACATTTGTCTCCTTACCAAGAAGTAAATACGGGATGCCCTCATTACacgtcattgttgttgttttttagtgtTTTGTTCTTCAGTTGATTGGAGCACTCCACTTTCTTGCTGCCCTTAGTTTCCTTCTGGATAAAATTTTTCCAAAAACTAAATACAGCAGATCTTCGTTCTcctactttgttgttgtttgttaagCAAGTCTCTTGCTTCATTTGGCTACAGCAGCCTGTTTTATAACTGCCCTTAGTCTCCTTCTGGATAACATGTGTCTCCTTACCAAGAAGTTAATACTGGAGACCTTTGTTGCCcttccttgttgttgttttttagtgtCTTGTTCTTCAGTTGGCACTCCACGTTCTTCCTGTTCTTAGTCTCCTTCTGGATAACATTTTTGTCTCCTTACCAAGACGTAAATACAGGAGACCCTCATTCTCCTCCATTAATGTTGTTTGTAAGCATGCATCATACTTCCCTTGGTATACAGTGGcccattttcttgctgcccaTATTCTCCTTTTGGATCAAATCCTCCTTCTTACagagaagtaaatacaggagacCCTCGTTCTCCACTGTTGTTTGTCAGCGTGTCTCATTCTCCACTTGGCTTTAGTCctctgttttcttgctgccatTACTCTCCTTTCAGATACAATTTATCTCCGTCCAGTCCAGAGAGTAGAGCAGAGCCTCGTTCTTCGCCATTAGTGCCTCATTGTCCACTTGGCTGAAGCGCTCCATTTCCTTGTTGACCTCAATCTTCGTTAGACTAAGAGGAGTAAAAATGAACAGGCACACCTGTACAACCACAATCGTAAACATATTCTTAACAATATCGATATCAATACGTCAAACTGAGCGTTATCATTGTAAAGGCAGACTGTGCATATTCCTATCATATTTTTGTGAAGATGTCCAAAATGATTTCATTCCTTGGCCCTAATGTGTTCTTCCCTCGTGTTTTTCCAGCTCTTCTCATCGTGGAGACGGAAACATTCGGCAGCCACATCCGAATAAAAGGAAAGGAGAGCGAACATTACATCTGCATGAACGAGAAAGGCAAAATCGTCGGAAGGGTGAGTTTGCCTGCGAGTTCTGTCGAATCGAAATGGACATTTCCCAGGGGGAGCTCTTAATCCGGCCGACTCGGATCAGCTTTCCCGCCTCTCGCTCTCCTCTCCTGCCcccgccccctcaaaacaaAACCCCTTTGATAACTCTGGGCCCGTTCCTCCATTACGTAACCGGATCGCTCAATTAGCCGCAATGCGCCCGCACGCCTCATGGTCACTTAGGAGGAATGCAATTATGTCACCTGCTCACGCCAGGTGGTCTCCGGGGGCGGGGTGTTGGACTCTGTGTGAGAAAAGACGCTAGCGGCCCACTGTTAATACTTTcgaataaatgtataaaaatctgaaagaaaaaagagaTAATAACAATAACGGAGTATATTTCGAATAAATCGTCCAAAGCTATTTAATTACTACATTGAAGGATAGACAATGTGTCTTGTTTTAATGACAACTGCAATCAAAAGTAAATAGTAGATATATATTGCAGCCCTTTGTCTCCTTCTGGATAAAATGTATCTTGTTCCAGAGAAGTAAATACTAAAGAACTTCGCGCTCCCTGTGTCTTGTTCTCCATTTGGCCCAGCGCTCAGTTTTTTTCACTGCCCTTAGTCTCCTTCTGGATCAAATGTTTCTCCTTCCAGAGAAGCAAATACAAGGAGAACGTAGTTATCCTTCAATGTTGTTCTTTATTAGCATGACTAGTTCTCAATTTGGCTGATTTGTTctgttttgtcactgcccataGTCTCCTTGTGGATAAAATGTTTCGCCttggtaaaatgtaaatacaagaGAACCTCGCTCtcgttcattttcattttttggcaGACCGTAATTATCCTTCATTGTTGTCGTTTGTGAGCATGTCTTGTTCTCCACTTGACTGCAGCGCTGTTTTTTCCCCGCTGCCCTTAATCTCCCTTTGGATAAAATGTCCTTTCGGATCAAATCCTCCTCCTGACCAAGAATACAAGAGAACTACGTTCTtctctgttgttgtttgttagtgtATCTCCTTCTCCATTTTGGCTGCAGCACTCCATTTTCTTACTTCCCTCAGTCTTCTGTtggataaatacaaaataaatacaggcCCATGTTGACTTGCCCAACTCTGGACACAGCAGTACTACACTCCGCAgactccactttgctgcagtaccccattttcttgctgcccaCAGTCTCCTACTGGATAAAATGTGTCTTCTTAGCTTAGAGAAGTAAATAGAGGCCACTGTTGCTATTCCTAAACTCTGAATGCTGCAGTTACTACGTATTATATGTTCCTGCAGAAAAAGTCATGTCATCAATAAAAGCTCACCCACGCCGAGCGGAAtatattgtttttctcttttattaatttctcttttgttttgattgttttcgGCAGCCCGACGGCAGGAAACAGGAGTGCGTGTTCGTGGAGGAGTTCCTGGAGAACAACTACACGGCGCTGGTGTCGGCCAAGTACAAAGGCTGGTACCTGGGCTTCAACCGCAAGGGCCAGCCCAAGAAGGGCTCGCGCACCACCCAGCGCCAGCAGGAGGTCCACTTCATGAAGCGGGACCCCAAGGGCCGCGAGGACCCACTG is a window of Phycodurus eques isolate BA_2022a chromosome 9, UOR_Pequ_1.1, whole genome shotgun sequence DNA encoding:
- the fgf24 gene encoding fibroblast growth factor 24 isoform X2, translating into MSPLPSRFFYVCLHFLVLYFQLQESQQSSADFRFYIENHTRNPDDLSRKQVRIYQLYSRTTSKHVQILGKKVNANGDDGALLIVETETFGSHIRIKGKESEHYICMNEKGKIVGRPDGRKQECVFVEEFLENNYTALVSAKYKGWYLGFNRKGQPKKGSRTTQRQQEVHFMKRDPKGREDPLEEFRFTPVTKRTRRARRLKARRN